The Ornithorhynchus anatinus isolate Pmale09 chromosome X2, mOrnAna1.pri.v4, whole genome shotgun sequence genome window below encodes:
- the CX2H3orf18 gene encoding uncharacterized protein C3orf18 homolog: MSYSATQDLYHSSSTIAESDLKTIPDRGTPETVTITPETTSFNSTKIPDVAGSGPGMGTMLLSFGIITVIGLAVAMVLYIRKQKRLEKLRHQLMPMYNFDPTEEQDELEQELLEHGRDSASGQASQNKILLTSQGPLQRPSRLVFTDVANAINA; the protein is encoded by the exons ATGAGTTACAGTGCGACACAGGACTTGTATCATAGCAGCAGCACCATCGCCGAGTCGGACCTGAAGACCATTCCAGACAGGGGTACCCCAGAGACTGTTACCATCACCCCTGAAACCACCAGCTTTAACAGCACCAAAATTCCAGATGTGGCCGGGAGTGGACCTGGGATGGGGACAATGCTGCTTTCATTTGGAATTATCACTGTGATTGGGTTGGCAGTAGCCATG GTCCTATACATCAGGAAGCAGAAAAG GCTGGAGAAGCTACGTCATCAGCTCATGCCCATGTACAACTTTGACCCCACAGAGGAGCAGGATGAGCTGGAGCAAGAGCTGCTGGAGCATGGGAGGGATTCTGCCTCAGGCCAGGCCTCCCAGAACAAG ATCCTCCTCACGAGTCAGGGGCCACTGCAGAGACCCAGCCGGTTGGTATTTACGGATGTGGCGAACGCCATCAACGCTTGA